Proteins from a single region of Nitrososphaerota archaeon:
- a CDS encoding TdeIII family type II restriction endonuclease, with translation MQSSTHREVVRIVSSFIDGIPQIDRSQIEFIRRAYPFHAAIFSEEAILYSKQERSIVTRMGMTLFPTLAKVIALDSHKDVQSNYSIRGTIDAGSLSQIDTIMNELREGGGKRRPNHQKETESIIANRTGKTTEARVIADLYIGDHEEGPVFMEIKSPLPNIDVAAESKKKILIFELMKGKENGRGYLAFAYNPFITREKYAHSFTKAIMDMDEEVLMGVEMWDKIGGTGSYDELIKAVDEAGEEKRKELLGNNTGEGRLN, from the coding sequence TTGCAGAGTTCCACGCACAGGGAAGTTGTCCGAATCGTCTCGTCATTCATAGATGGCATTCCCCAAATCGATAGGAGCCAAATCGAGTTCATTCGAAGAGCGTACCCATTCCATGCCGCCATCTTCAGCGAAGAGGCCATCCTTTATTCTAAGCAAGAGCGAAGCATTGTCACACGAATGGGCATGACGCTTTTCCCAACACTAGCTAAGGTCATAGCACTTGACTCGCACAAGGATGTTCAGAGTAATTACAGTATTAGAGGAACTATTGACGCAGGTTCCTTATCGCAAATTGATACCATCATGAACGAATTGAGGGAAGGCGGAGGCAAGAGGAGGCCAAATCATCAGAAGGAGACCGAGTCAATAATTGCCAACAGGACTGGAAAGACAACAGAGGCCCGAGTTATAGCAGACCTTTACATCGGCGACCATGAGGAAGGGCCAGTTTTCATGGAGATCAAGAGCCCCCTTCCTAACATCGATGTAGCAGCGGAGAGCAAGAAGAAGATTCTCATCTTTGAATTGATGAAGGGCAAAGAGAATGGCCGTGGGTATCTCGCTTTTGCCTACAATCCATTCATAACCAGGGAGAAGTATGCTCATTCGTTCACGAAGGCAATTATGGACATGGATGAAGAGGTCCTGATGGGCGTCGAAATGTGGGACAAGATTGGCGGAACAGGCAGTTACGACGAACTAATCAAAGCAGTAGATGAAGCAGGCGAAGAGAAACGAAAGGAGCTACTTGGCAACAATACCGGGGAAGGAAGGCTTAACTAG
- a CDS encoding phospholipase D family protein: MLDTSNTDSVADELIRRVEQEGVVPVFSMPEAQLSGFQLKFPGVVPTAVAFRVIQYSAKEELLISAPFLEEHAVLLYADLLRRLARNRVFVRCLTREYDTNLQVQKAARRLSDIYLSWGDPSRIQFREYHVQLGDVTASLPSVDDRFHYESVHAKIMISDSSLCYVGSAELRMNSLYANFEAGFILAGALVRTFREAFYHIWKSAKPITIQGAKAAPAVRGL; encoded by the coding sequence ATGCTTGACACGTCCAATACCGATTCGGTAGCGGACGAGCTCATACGAAGAGTCGAGCAAGAGGGCGTCGTACCTGTCTTTTCCATGCCCGAAGCACAACTATCGGGATTTCAGCTGAAGTTCCCAGGCGTTGTCCCAACGGCCGTTGCGTTCAGGGTCATACAGTACTCAGCAAAGGAGGAACTACTCATTTCAGCGCCTTTCCTTGAGGAGCACGCCGTTCTCCTCTACGCTGACTTGCTTAGGCGGTTGGCTCGCAATCGCGTGTTTGTGCGTTGCCTAACCAGAGAATACGACACGAATCTTCAGGTCCAGAAAGCGGCTAGGAGACTTTCTGACATCTATCTATCCTGGGGTGACCCATCGCGGATTCAGTTTAGGGAATATCATGTTCAGTTGGGAGACGTCACTGCTTCCCTCCCCTCCGTGGATGATCGGTTCCATTATGAGTCGGTCCATGCCAAGATAATGATCTCTGACAGCAGCTTGTGTTACGTGGGTTCCGCCGAGCTGAGAATGAATTCACTTTACGCCAATTTCGAAGCGGGCTTCATCTTGGCTGGCGCTTTAGTAAGGACATTCAGAGAAGCGTTCTACCACATTTGGAAGTCCGCCAAGCCAATTACCATCCAAGGAGCAAAGGCGGCACCAGCTGTGAGAGGCCTATGA
- a CDS encoding DUF885 domain-containing protein codes for MERQEDPRETLSRLAESYWEERIANEPLSATALGDRRFDDRLPDITPEGRDRVRRQYEEVVRRCEAIPEDGLPAAESLTRTALAVDARAAADYLSCGLDDWVVDPLGGPQVELLNVESYQPVRTFEEGTSMIRRWQAIGAYLAQHVANLRAGASTGKTAVREEVEKVVDELADLLTKPDRDWALLRPLSVSHDDWTEGQRHEFRAGLESAVGRQARPAFAGYLEFLKAEILPRARPQESAGIMHVPGGREAYLKLIRVHTSLDLAAEEVHLTGLKEVERIDREMERLGKMVFGASGLKETLDRLRTDPSLYFDSRDEVEEAAVDALSRANAAISKWFGRLPKTPCEVARMEEHEEKHSTIAYYRQPAADGSRPGRYYINTSEPRTRPRYEAEALAFHESVPGHHLQIAIAQELEGVPEFRKNSGVTAFIEGWGLYAERLADEMGLYSSDLSRIGILSYDAWRACRLVVDTGMHAMGWSRDRAIQFMMENTALAKNNIVNEVDRYITWPGQALAYKTGQLEILKLRDESRKRLGPKFDARRFHDSVLGRGAIPLKALREAVERDAGL; via the coding sequence ATGGAGCGTCAAGAAGACCCCCGCGAGACCCTCTCGAGACTGGCAGAGAGCTACTGGGAGGAGAGGATAGCCAACGAGCCGCTTTCGGCGACCGCCCTCGGCGACCGCAGGTTCGACGACAGGCTCCCAGACATCACCCCAGAAGGGAGGGACAGGGTCCGCAGGCAGTATGAGGAAGTGGTACGAAGATGCGAGGCCATCCCCGAAGACGGTCTGCCAGCCGCGGAGAGCCTCACCAGGACCGCGCTCGCAGTAGATGCCCGAGCCGCGGCAGACTATCTTTCGTGCGGCCTCGACGACTGGGTCGTCGACCCCCTGGGCGGACCCCAGGTGGAGCTCCTGAACGTCGAGTCGTATCAGCCCGTCCGGACCTTCGAGGAGGGGACCTCGATGATAAGGCGGTGGCAGGCCATCGGAGCGTACCTCGCTCAGCACGTCGCCAACCTCAGGGCGGGGGCGTCGACAGGGAAGACGGCGGTCAGGGAGGAAGTGGAGAAGGTGGTGGATGAGCTGGCAGACCTGCTGACGAAGCCTGACAGGGACTGGGCTCTCCTCAGACCCCTCTCGGTCTCCCATGACGACTGGACCGAGGGGCAGAGGCACGAGTTCAGGGCGGGGCTGGAAAGCGCCGTCGGGAGGCAGGCCAGGCCCGCTTTCGCGGGATATCTCGAGTTCTTGAAGGCGGAGATACTCCCCAGGGCCAGGCCGCAGGAGAGCGCCGGCATCATGCACGTCCCCGGAGGGAGGGAGGCATACCTCAAGCTCATTCGGGTCCACACTTCGCTGGACCTGGCCGCGGAGGAGGTCCACCTGACCGGGCTCAAGGAGGTGGAGAGGATTGACAGGGAGATGGAACGGCTCGGCAAGATGGTCTTCGGGGCATCCGGGCTCAAGGAGACACTCGACAGGCTGCGGACAGACCCGTCGCTGTACTTTGACAGCAGAGACGAGGTCGAGGAAGCGGCCGTGGACGCGCTTTCAAGGGCGAACGCTGCGATTTCAAAGTGGTTCGGGCGACTTCCGAAGACCCCCTGCGAGGTCGCCAGGATGGAGGAGCATGAAGAGAAGCACTCGACTATAGCGTACTACCGGCAGCCAGCCGCCGACGGCTCCAGGCCCGGGAGGTATTACATCAACACCTCCGAGCCTCGGACCAGGCCGAGGTATGAGGCTGAGGCGCTCGCCTTTCACGAGTCGGTCCCCGGCCACCACCTCCAGATCGCCATAGCCCAGGAGCTGGAAGGGGTCCCGGAGTTCAGGAAGAACAGCGGGGTGACCGCGTTCATAGAGGGGTGGGGGCTGTATGCGGAGAGACTCGCGGACGAGATGGGGCTGTATTCTTCAGACCTCAGCCGCATAGGCATCCTCTCCTACGACGCCTGGAGGGCCTGCAGGCTAGTCGTGGACACCGGGATGCACGCGATGGGTTGGAGCAGGGATCGAGCCATCCAGTTCATGATGGAAAACACAGCGCTGGCCAAGAACAACATCGTCAACGAGGTGGACAGGTACATCACCTGGCCCGGCCAGGCGCTCGCCTACAAGACCGGACAGCTGGAGATCCTCAAGCTCCGTGACGAGTCCCGGAAGCGGCTCGGGCCGAAGTTCGACGCGCGGAGGTTCCACGACTCCGTACTGGGGAGAGGGGCGATCCCTCTGAAAGCCTTGAGAGAGGCCGTAGAGCGCGACGCGGGACTCTAG
- a CDS encoding DNA adenine methylase has product MTQVVTRFVEELSWKERDLPQKERTKHVHGIHPYMGKYVPQLVDYFLDRHFKIGDTILDPFVGSGTTLIEANTHSMNGVGIDISEFNILLSKVKTDSYDLPLLKKEFADIVRRVKEDIKTNNIETKIDDFLSGNPIGEKQPSVRMEEASEYLRTWYHPIALYPLLAMRNMIQEYHYQDALKVLLSRTARSSRLAPHYQLDFPDHPFTEDYYCHKHARTCHPTTNAMGFLVRYSIDTYNRIAAFQKLRTNNSVSLIHGDSRNVDLPKSSGVITSPPYVGLIDYHEQHRYAYELLGLQDKSEKEIGAKKAKNGKKATEAYRDSITKVISRLGRSTEGPIVFVVNDKYGLYETISQDAGVRIVERLKRKVDRRTGRRSSGDFFEDMIVMMPP; this is encoded by the coding sequence TTGACCCAAGTAGTTACGAGGTTCGTAGAAGAGCTCAGTTGGAAAGAGAGGGATCTACCCCAAAAAGAGCGAACAAAACACGTCCATGGGATTCATCCGTACATGGGCAAGTACGTTCCTCAGCTCGTGGATTACTTCCTAGACAGACACTTCAAGATAGGTGACACAATTCTGGATCCATTCGTAGGGTCAGGAACTACTTTGATAGAAGCGAACACGCATTCGATGAATGGTGTTGGAATTGATATCAGCGAATTCAATATCCTGCTCTCTAAAGTCAAGACTGATTCGTATGATCTCCCCCTTCTCAAGAAAGAGTTTGCGGACATAGTTCGCAGGGTTAAGGAGGACATCAAGACAAACAATATTGAGACGAAGATAGATGATTTCTTGTCAGGCAATCCAATTGGCGAAAAGCAACCTTCAGTAAGGATGGAAGAAGCAAGCGAGTATCTTCGAACTTGGTATCACCCCATCGCCCTCTATCCTCTATTGGCTATGAGAAACATGATTCAGGAGTATCACTATCAAGACGCATTGAAGGTCCTGCTCTCAAGAACAGCTAGGTCTTCGCGGCTTGCTCCACATTACCAACTTGACTTCCCAGACCATCCGTTTACCGAAGATTACTACTGTCACAAACACGCGAGGACGTGCCACCCGACAACCAATGCAATGGGCTTCCTTGTTCGATATTCAATCGATACTTACAACAGAATTGCGGCATTTCAGAAACTAAGGACCAACAATAGCGTATCGCTGATACATGGAGATTCTCGAAATGTGGACCTTCCGAAGAGCTCTGGTGTCATCACATCACCACCATACGTTGGGCTAATTGATTACCACGAACAACATAGGTATGCTTACGAACTCCTGGGACTACAGGACAAATCTGAGAAGGAGATAGGTGCCAAGAAGGCCAAGAATGGAAAGAAGGCAACCGAGGCGTATAGGGATTCAATAACAAAAGTAATTTCGAGATTAGGTAGGTCTACCGAAGGGCCAATCGTTTTCGTCGTTAATGACAAGTATGGATTGTATGAAACAATATCTCAAGATGCAGGTGTGCGCATAGTTGAGAGATTGAAACGAAAAGTGGACAGGAGAACAGGACGGCGTTCCAGTGGAGACTTCTTCGAAGATATGATTGTCATGATGCCCCCATAG
- a CDS encoding pyridoxal-phosphate dependent enzyme yields the protein MQMADSDMELLRRFDSEVLARVPHLAGGKAANPTPLLEVTDAVLECAKAEYGLDLASDGVRVFAKMDSRLAGGSVKVRPAVAILREAIASGRLTKGQTVFEATSGNFGLALGEIGKLGLDVVAIVSRRLQQGVTERLRSGGVRLLNLDIDICPAPGMVGDEDMAMAKGVAQGVRQQLGELGFDPKRFDAVRGEAEALLARQDAIGLAKVLARAYGGFCTEQYDNELNVEVHRTVTGPEVDAQLGERGHTLGEVDFVCAFGTGGTATGISRYVASRHGRKGTRVVFPLSGQDVAGIRTKQKAAGLKFYEPEAYAGEHEADFEEASKVFGFFNRKGYDVGESGALALYATMQLLNYGVGKKFVVMVADGSSKYISEVQAVARKGKRDQVRLNEAVSCIGDYGAVLWVHNSFTPRDAGVEIIASSLGVKRESVKVADARDVQAVLNGSEPSGEFEELLPKDGKPLLLVCMAGGTSLMMAKALERKGVAAESLVGGITGLPASSGRQPLELVQRARS from the coding sequence ATGCAGATGGCAGACTCCGACATGGAGCTTCTCAGGCGGTTCGACTCGGAGGTACTGGCACGGGTGCCTCACCTCGCGGGCGGGAAGGCCGCCAACCCGACCCCGCTGCTTGAAGTGACCGACGCAGTGCTCGAGTGCGCGAAGGCTGAGTACGGGCTGGACCTCGCCTCCGATGGGGTCAGGGTGTTCGCCAAGATGGACTCCAGACTCGCCGGAGGTTCGGTCAAGGTCAGGCCGGCGGTCGCGATCCTGCGTGAAGCCATAGCCAGCGGGAGGCTGACGAAGGGCCAGACGGTCTTCGAGGCTACGTCGGGGAACTTCGGCCTCGCCCTCGGGGAGATCGGGAAGCTCGGCCTGGACGTGGTGGCCATAGTATCCAGGAGGCTGCAGCAGGGGGTCACGGAGCGGCTGCGCTCGGGAGGGGTCAGGCTCCTGAACCTGGACATCGACATATGCCCGGCGCCCGGGATGGTCGGTGACGAGGACATGGCCATGGCTAAGGGCGTCGCCCAAGGAGTCAGACAGCAGCTCGGGGAGTTGGGGTTCGACCCCAAGCGCTTCGACGCCGTCAGGGGCGAAGCGGAGGCGCTCCTGGCCCGGCAGGACGCGATAGGGCTCGCCAAGGTGCTAGCCCGGGCATACGGCGGGTTCTGCACCGAGCAGTACGACAACGAGCTGAACGTGGAAGTCCACAGGACGGTGACCGGCCCTGAGGTCGATGCCCAGCTGGGGGAGCGAGGGCACACCCTCGGAGAGGTCGACTTCGTCTGCGCGTTCGGCACCGGAGGGACGGCCACCGGGATAAGCAGGTATGTCGCCTCGCGGCATGGAAGGAAGGGGACGAGGGTAGTCTTCCCGCTTTCGGGCCAGGACGTCGCCGGCATCCGGACGAAGCAGAAGGCGGCCGGGCTGAAGTTCTACGAGCCGGAGGCCTACGCCGGAGAGCACGAAGCTGACTTCGAAGAAGCGAGCAAGGTCTTCGGGTTCTTCAACCGGAAGGGGTACGACGTCGGCGAGAGCGGGGCGCTCGCCCTGTACGCCACGATGCAGCTCCTGAACTACGGAGTGGGGAAGAAGTTCGTGGTCATGGTGGCCGACGGTTCCTCGAAGTACATCTCTGAGGTGCAGGCCGTGGCCAGGAAGGGGAAGAGGGACCAGGTGAGGCTCAACGAGGCGGTATCGTGCATCGGAGACTACGGCGCGGTGCTCTGGGTGCACAACAGCTTCACGCCCAGGGACGCGGGCGTCGAGATCATCGCATCGTCGCTGGGGGTCAAGAGGGAGTCGGTGAAGGTCGCCGACGCGAGGGACGTCCAGGCGGTCCTCAACGGGTCGGAGCCTTCAGGAGAGTTCGAGGAACTCCTTCCGAAGGACGGGAAACCGCTGCTGCTGGTGTGCATGGCCGGCGGCACTTCGCTGATGATGGCGAAGGCGCTGGAGAGGAAGGGGGTGGCCGCGGAGAGCCTCGTCGGAGGGATCACAGGGCTGCCGGCATCGAGTGGGAGGCAGCCGCTCGAACTGGTCCAGAGAGCGAGGAGCTAG
- a CDS encoding DEAD/DEAH box helicase, whose protein sequence is MVEGQMSGLKSPVRPFVDSATEEVVRELTFDIRKPLKELGIVGCMFTDSYSENRQHIPNIITPSFHSITFRVKKAKPGAKVSFLVEFSIPKIGMTSKKTVSKRGVDQWQKYPSTARAVGEFHYMGWIKSNKPLEVELGESASGWITRSKEEIVETETSSSRETITTPEVKVRYEITSTRFEGSVFTVSLVLRNQSSSNIRTVGGTIYGLGIVVNTEGATFMPIKVGGVEVPARARNTHAKMKGETLVASPVAILDVPRLDPVPGPEFKKLSTPHGLLSELAALSAGDKRNLQGSGQVESISQILASMSEALPHVKQLYAWQFDAIQRIIVRQLKGESTPFILRAPTGKGKTLVFAFASIMTALFSGSEGTKVILTFPTRALTAQQLNEFIAMLYRLNMKVGKKVRVALYMGRGGTLGSVIPKFVTEGDPLPHITRCPECHAKDIVAHKPEDDLVVPKCSNCGTQLDFVALSDSAAEQRPPDILIATIDKLAYEVSQSFFSYTLFGAESRVCGNCGTWHLKSFAKYAGDDAVCRKCSATLPSKTARSSIALLVFDEVHSLYATTGNLTAHFISLLKKLNAEFGNGDIAVIGATATVANESALLLNLVDTKPEVFPSEEDFGNYFVESDELQYRFVVTEPLDRATRSLVSRGIGAYDEYLRSVKSAASEEIKTLVSRLKESNPSFEAKYEQQFVYVNRKKDGSTLQKTITETFSAPPQTTFVSGDDSSRQLALKSKAVIEHRTTVVIATKIYSLGMDFGDLNVLQFFGVPDTIVDLIQIIGRIGRTGLPALVFLHLYPPNPRDNFVYEFFDQIMAKPGVHFEPTPINALNRYAIYQSSLNIVLGLILARSDKVPSVRYCDKTYQYYVKERNAEALMGDVVDVYKRSFATAQEMADIRGIIRERLKFLFSSCQSKNEDLVRMLRDKGLLLTSLRGESRFVEYSPTIQYQVMDSIEVDNETEDTALIDESRSEETPPESDEDTSGEVKA, encoded by the coding sequence TTGGTTGAAGGCCAGATGTCGGGCCTGAAGTCGCCGGTCCGGCCATTCGTGGATTCGGCGACGGAAGAGGTGGTTCGAGAACTGACGTTCGACATCAGAAAGCCGCTCAAAGAGTTGGGAATAGTTGGCTGCATGTTCACCGACTCCTACAGTGAGAACCGCCAGCATATCCCCAACATCATCACCCCATCCTTCCACAGCATCACGTTCAGGGTGAAGAAGGCGAAACCAGGGGCAAAGGTATCTTTCCTCGTTGAGTTCTCCATCCCGAAGATCGGAATGACGTCCAAGAAGACGGTAAGCAAGCGAGGAGTGGACCAGTGGCAGAAGTACCCGTCTACCGCCAGGGCCGTTGGGGAATTCCACTACATGGGATGGATCAAGTCCAACAAGCCCCTCGAAGTGGAGTTGGGAGAGTCCGCTTCCGGATGGATCACGAGGTCGAAGGAGGAGATAGTCGAGACAGAGACATCCTCGAGTAGGGAGACAATCACCACCCCCGAAGTCAAGGTTCGATACGAAATAACGTCGACCAGGTTCGAAGGTTCGGTATTCACTGTATCGTTGGTCCTTCGTAACCAATCGAGCAGCAATATCAGAACCGTAGGGGGCACAATCTATGGCTTGGGCATTGTGGTCAATACTGAAGGAGCGACTTTCATGCCGATCAAGGTAGGGGGAGTGGAGGTCCCCGCGCGGGCCCGGAACACTCATGCGAAGATGAAGGGAGAAACTCTCGTCGCCTCCCCGGTAGCCATTCTAGATGTCCCCAGGCTTGATCCGGTCCCCGGTCCGGAATTCAAGAAACTGTCGACTCCCCATGGATTGCTCTCTGAACTCGCAGCGCTCAGCGCCGGAGACAAGAGGAACCTGCAAGGATCGGGTCAAGTGGAGAGCATATCACAAATCCTTGCCTCGATGTCCGAAGCTCTGCCCCACGTGAAGCAACTCTATGCATGGCAGTTCGATGCCATACAACGGATTATTGTAAGACAACTGAAAGGAGAGTCGACCCCATTCATCTTGAGGGCGCCAACCGGCAAGGGGAAGACTCTGGTCTTCGCTTTTGCGTCCATCATGACGGCTCTTTTCTCAGGCAGCGAAGGGACCAAGGTGATCCTGACCTTCCCTACAAGAGCCCTCACGGCACAGCAACTCAACGAGTTCATCGCAATGCTCTACAGGCTCAACATGAAGGTCGGAAAGAAGGTCCGGGTTGCCCTCTACATGGGCCGGGGAGGAACACTGGGGTCAGTTATCCCCAAGTTTGTGACCGAAGGGGATCCGTTACCCCACATAACCCGCTGCCCGGAGTGTCATGCAAAGGACATAGTCGCGCACAAGCCAGAAGACGACTTGGTTGTCCCCAAGTGCTCCAACTGTGGGACGCAACTGGATTTCGTCGCCCTGTCAGACTCGGCGGCCGAGCAGAGACCACCCGATATCCTGATTGCTACCATTGACAAGTTAGCGTACGAAGTCTCGCAAAGCTTCTTCTCATACACGCTCTTCGGTGCCGAGTCCCGCGTATGCGGAAACTGCGGCACCTGGCACCTGAAATCTTTCGCCAAATACGCGGGCGACGACGCGGTCTGCAGGAAGTGCAGCGCTACACTTCCAAGCAAAACTGCGAGATCATCGATAGCCCTCCTAGTTTTCGATGAGGTCCATTCCCTGTATGCTACGACGGGCAACCTGACCGCTCACTTCATCAGCCTCCTCAAGAAACTGAATGCTGAGTTCGGGAACGGCGACATCGCGGTCATCGGGGCGACAGCCACTGTAGCCAACGAATCAGCCCTCCTACTGAACCTGGTGGACACCAAGCCAGAGGTCTTCCCCTCAGAGGAGGATTTCGGGAACTATTTTGTCGAGTCCGACGAGCTGCAGTACAGGTTCGTGGTTACCGAGCCTCTGGACAGAGCGACGAGAAGTTTGGTTTCCAGGGGGATCGGAGCCTACGACGAATACCTGAGGAGCGTGAAATCAGCTGCATCCGAGGAGATCAAGACACTAGTCTCGAGGTTGAAGGAATCCAATCCCAGCTTCGAGGCGAAATATGAGCAACAATTCGTCTATGTCAATCGGAAGAAGGACGGGTCCACCCTCCAAAAGACGATTACAGAGACGTTCTCCGCTCCGCCCCAGACCACCTTCGTATCCGGAGACGACTCGAGCAGGCAACTCGCCTTAAAGAGCAAAGCAGTGATCGAGCACAGAACAACGGTAGTCATAGCGACCAAAATCTACTCACTCGGAATGGACTTCGGAGACCTGAATGTGCTCCAATTCTTCGGAGTGCCTGACACGATTGTTGACTTGATTCAGATAATTGGCAGGATTGGGAGGACAGGCCTCCCTGCGCTGGTCTTCCTACACCTCTATCCACCCAACCCCCGGGACAACTTCGTCTACGAGTTTTTCGATCAGATAATGGCGAAACCAGGGGTCCACTTTGAACCGACGCCGATCAACGCGCTGAACAGATACGCGATTTACCAGTCCTCTCTGAACATCGTTCTAGGCCTAATCCTGGCGCGGAGCGACAAGGTTCCTTCTGTCAGGTACTGCGACAAGACGTACCAGTACTACGTCAAGGAGAGGAATGCCGAAGCTCTAATGGGCGATGTAGTTGATGTCTACAAGCGATCCTTCGCGACGGCACAGGAAATGGCAGACATAAGAGGCATAATCCGAGAGAGACTGAAATTTCTCTTCTCGTCATGCCAGTCGAAGAACGAGGACCTCGTAAGAATGCTCAGGGACAAGGGCCTCTTGCTGACAAGTCTGAGGGGCGAATCTCGGTTCGTCGAGTACAGCCCAACAATCCAGTATCAGGTGATGGATTCGATCGAAGTTGACAACGAGACGGAAGATACTGCTCTAATCGACGAATCACGCTCCGAAGAGACGCCTCCTGAATCAGATGAGGACACATCTGGCGAGGTGAAGGCGTGA
- a CDS encoding YbhB/YbcL family Raf kinase inhibitor-like protein: MSLKLGSFRVTSPAFGPSGRMDKKYGGDAGNKSPPLEWSGAPKGTKEFALVCHDPDAPLPHGFTHWVLYGIPASVTRLSEGQGPDAFVGGVNGTHKAGYMGPYPPNGHGVHHYYFWIYALGKEMELGPGLARSQLLDAISDSILEQARLVGTYER, from the coding sequence ATGAGCCTCAAACTTGGTAGTTTCCGGGTTACGAGCCCCGCCTTCGGGCCTTCCGGACGGATGGACAAGAAGTACGGAGGTGACGCAGGCAACAAGTCTCCGCCTCTCGAGTGGAGCGGGGCCCCCAAGGGAACGAAGGAGTTCGCGTTGGTCTGTCACGACCCCGACGCGCCGCTCCCCCATGGGTTCACCCACTGGGTGTTGTACGGGATTCCGGCTAGCGTCACCCGCCTCTCTGAGGGTCAGGGGCCCGACGCCTTCGTGGGAGGCGTCAACGGGACCCACAAGGCTGGGTACATGGGGCCCTATCCGCCGAACGGGCACGGCGTACACCACTACTACTTCTGGATCTATGCGCTGGGGAAGGAGATGGAGCTGGGACCGGGCCTGGCCCGCTCCCAGCTGCTCGACGCCATCTCCGACTCCATCCTGGAGCAGGCCCGCCTCGTAGGCACCTACGAAAGGTAG